CTGATGCAGCCGGGAAGGAATAATCCCGCCGTAGAGCAACGTATCCAAGGCAACGATTGCTCCATCTGCCCCTGCACAGCTCTCCTCAAACCAGGTCCATAACTGTTCTACATCGCCCGGACGTTTTTTCAGGCCCATGATTTCAAGTGGCGGACGCTCCACTGTGAATTCCGTTCCCTGTGCCAACAAATAAGGAAACTCATAATTGCAAGGCCGTTCATCTAACGGAACAAAGGTTAGCTTATACTGCTTCGGCATGAATGCGTTCACCCTTTCTGTGTTTTTATCCTTTAATCGCTCCGGCGATGCCTTCCATATAGTATTTTTGAGTGAAAAGGAACACGATGATAATCGGCAGTACCGAGATCATGGTGCCGGCGGCAATCCAGCCGAAGTTATACGAGAACTGACCGTTCAGATACGTCAGGGCCGCAGCCAGTGGATATTTCTGCGGATCATCCAGCACCACAATCGGCCACAGGAAATTGTTCCAGAATGCCATAACCTCAAGCAAGCCAATGACGGCAACCCCTGGTTTCACCAATGGCATGACAAGCTGCACGAAGATACGGAACTCGGAGGCTCCATCCATTTTGCCAGAATCCCGAATATCCGTCGGTATGCCCAGAAACGTTTGTCGCATCAGAAAGATGTTAAATACCGACACCGCGGCCGGAAGCACAACACCAAGAAACGTATTGCCCAAGTGAAAGGCCTGGATGGTTAAATAATGCACAATCATCGCCGTTGCCGACGGGATAATCATGGTCGAAATCAGCAGCGTGAACACCAGATTACGTCCCCTGAACCGAAAGGTCGCGAGTGGATACGCCGTTAGGCAGGACAAAAAGATGTTAAACACTACCCCAAGGAGCGTAATCACCACCGTATTTATGATGTAGCGTGGAAAATCCATGAACTCCCACACCTGCACGTAGTTATCGAAAGAAATGAAGGTAGGGAGAATTGCTGGTGGATTCGCGAACACATTACGACCAGGCATCAGCGATACGCTGAGCAGCCACAGAAAAGGACCCATCATAAACAGGGCAAGCAAAATCAACAGTACATAAATGATCAAATGACGAAGGGCTTTTTTCATTTTTTTAGACGAAAACGTACACCGAATCAATAGGTATTCACCCCGCCTCTCCGGTTCAGCCGGAACACCAACACACTGAGCGCCGCTACCATCACACTGACGATCAGCCCAAGCGCCGAGGCATACCCGAAATTGAATTGCTCCAGCCCTTTTTGAAAAATATATACGCTTGAGGTCAGCGTGGACGTTCCCGGCCCGCCCTTGGTGAGAATATAGACCTCATCGAATACACGAACGGCCCCCATCACCGAAATTACGGTGCAAAAGAGAATATGCGGCCGCAGCAACGGAAGCGTCACATGAATAATCAGTCTCAGTGGTCCTGCTCCATCCACTCTGGCGGCTTCGTATAGATCTGCCGGAATTCCCTGAAGCCCAGCCAAATAGAGCATCATATAATAGCCGAGACCCTTCCACATGGTGATGAACATCAGCACATACAGCGCCGTACTGCTCGTGGAAAGCCAGGAGACTTGCTCACTGAGAATGCCAACCTTCAGCAGCAGGTAATTGACTACGCCGTTATTGCCCAACAGCCAGCTCCAGATCAGCGCCACTGCGACCATGGAAGTTACAACCGGTATGTAGTAGGCTGCCCTGAACATTTTGACACCTGGAATTCGGCTGTTAACCAGAATGGCCATGAGGATCGAGATGATTTGAATCACCGGTACAACCAGCACATACACCAACGAATTCCACAGCGAAATCAGGAAATTATGATCTTGAAAGGCCCGGGTAAAGTTATCCAAACCAACGAAATGTGTCTCTGTAATGACAGAATAATCGGTTAATGAGAGGGGTATCCCGTAAATAATCGGCCAAAAGGTGAAAACCGCCAGAAACAACAATCCCGGTGCCATAAACGCCCATGCAGCAAAAGATTCGGATCGAATCGCCTTGTACACGGCTACGCCTCCCTCTCTTCTAGGATCGAGGGGGAGTACTCCCCCTCATCAGACTGTATCGCACAAGTTCAGGAATCCTGGTTAAGAATTTGGTTAACTTCCTTCTCCACTGCGTTCAGCGTTTCTTTAATATCTGCTCCGTTCATCAAAATTTCCTGCAAGCCCCGTGCCAATGCGGAGTTGATATCTCCTGCATTCGGTACGCCGACCATGTAATCAGTTGCTTTATCTAGACTTTGAGAGGAGGCTACCTTGGCTTCGGCTTCCAGCGATCCGTCGGATTGCGTAAAGAACGGATCTTCAATGGAGGCTTTGCTCGACGGCAGCGTGTTTGCTACCTTGGAGAAGGCAGTCTGGTTCTCTGCATTGGTAATAAAGGCGGCAAATTCCACCGCTTGTTCGGGGTTTTTGGATTTCTGTGGCACAACGAGATCCATGGAATTGGAGAGCCGCAGGTTCGCTTTGCCCGTTGGGAGCGTTACTGCAATCGTATTCTTGTAAACATCCGGT
This window of the Paenibacillus marchantiae genome carries:
- a CDS encoding carbohydrate ABC transporter permease, with amino-acid sequence MKKALRHLIIYVLLILLALFMMGPFLWLLSVSLMPGRNVFANPPAILPTFISFDNYVQVWEFMDFPRYIINTVVITLLGVVFNIFLSCLTAYPLATFRFRGRNLVFTLLISTMIIPSATAMIVHYLTIQAFHLGNTFLGVVLPAAVSVFNIFLMRQTFLGIPTDIRDSGKMDGASEFRIFVQLVMPLVKPGVAVIGLLEVMAFWNNFLWPIVVLDDPQKYPLAAALTYLNGQFSYNFGWIAAGTMISVLPIIIVFLFTQKYYMEGIAGAIKG
- a CDS encoding carbohydrate ABC transporter permease, coding for MYKAIRSESFAAWAFMAPGLLFLAVFTFWPIIYGIPLSLTDYSVITETHFVGLDNFTRAFQDHNFLISLWNSLVYVLVVPVIQIISILMAILVNSRIPGVKMFRAAYYIPVVTSMVAVALIWSWLLGNNGVVNYLLLKVGILSEQVSWLSTSSTALYVLMFITMWKGLGYYMMLYLAGLQGIPADLYEAARVDGAGPLRLIIHVTLPLLRPHILFCTVISVMGAVRVFDEVYILTKGGPGTSTLTSSVYIFQKGLEQFNFGYASALGLIVSVMVAALSVLVFRLNRRGGVNTY